The proteins below are encoded in one region of Pseudomonas ekonensis:
- a CDS encoding MBOAT family O-acyltransferase, translating into MVFSSNVFLFLFLPIFLGLYYLSGQRYRNLLLLIASYVFYAWWRVDFLALFAGVTLWNYWIGLKVGAAGVKSKPAQRWLLLGVAVDLCILGYFKYANFGVDSLNAIMTSFGLEPFILTHVLLPIGISFYIFESISYIIDVYRGDTPATRNLIDFAAFVAIFPHLIAGPVLRFRDLADQFNHRTHTLDKFSEGCTRFMQGFIKKVFIADTLAVVADHCFALQHPTTGDAWLGALAYTAQLYFDFSGYSDMAIGLGLMMGFRFMENFKQPYISQSITEFWRRWHISLSTWLRDYLYITLGGNRKGTLMTYRNLFLTMLLGGLWHGANITYIVWGAWHGMWLAIEKMLGINTSPRSLNPIRWALTFLLVVMGWVIFRAENLHVAGRMYGAMFSFGDWSLSELNRASLTGLQVATLVLAYLTLAFFGLRDLYTGKAPVKSKPEVNVESDGPAGAQPGLIKAAPGENPQSIHEPGYTVGVDAQVQPAYWTADWPRYAMRALVLLLFIASILKLSAQSFSPFLYFQF; encoded by the coding sequence ATGGTCTTTTCATCCAACGTGTTCCTGTTCCTGTTCTTGCCGATCTTCCTCGGCCTGTACTACCTGAGCGGGCAACGCTACCGCAACCTGCTGCTGCTGATCGCCAGCTACGTGTTCTACGCCTGGTGGCGGGTGGACTTCCTGGCGCTGTTCGCCGGCGTCACCCTGTGGAACTACTGGATCGGCCTGAAGGTCGGCGCCGCCGGCGTGAAGAGCAAGCCGGCCCAGCGCTGGCTGCTGCTCGGCGTGGCGGTGGACCTGTGCATCCTGGGCTACTTCAAGTACGCCAACTTCGGCGTCGACAGCCTCAACGCGATCATGACGTCGTTCGGCCTGGAGCCGTTCATCCTCACCCACGTGCTGTTGCCGATCGGCATCTCGTTCTACATCTTCGAGTCCATCAGCTACATCATCGACGTGTACCGCGGCGACACCCCGGCCACCCGCAACCTGATCGACTTTGCGGCGTTCGTGGCGATCTTCCCGCACCTGATCGCAGGTCCCGTGCTGCGTTTCCGCGACCTCGCCGACCAGTTCAACCACCGCACCCACACCCTCGACAAGTTCTCCGAAGGCTGCACACGGTTCATGCAGGGTTTCATCAAGAAGGTGTTCATTGCCGACACCCTGGCGGTGGTGGCCGACCATTGCTTCGCCCTGCAACACCCGACCACGGGCGACGCCTGGCTCGGCGCGCTGGCGTACACCGCGCAGCTGTATTTCGACTTCTCCGGTTACAGCGACATGGCCATCGGTCTGGGCCTGATGATGGGTTTCCGTTTCATGGAAAACTTCAAGCAGCCGTACATCAGCCAGTCGATCACCGAGTTCTGGCGCCGCTGGCACATCAGCCTGTCGACCTGGCTGCGCGACTACCTCTACATCACCCTGGGCGGCAACCGCAAAGGCACGCTGATGACCTATCGCAACCTGTTCCTGACCATGTTGCTGGGTGGTCTGTGGCACGGCGCGAACATCACCTACATCGTCTGGGGTGCGTGGCACGGCATGTGGTTGGCGATTGAAAAAATGCTCGGCATCAACACCTCGCCGCGCAGCCTCAACCCGATCCGCTGGGCCCTGACCTTCCTGCTCGTGGTCATGGGCTGGGTGATCTTCCGTGCCGAGAACCTGCACGTCGCCGGGCGCATGTACGGTGCGATGTTCAGCTTCGGCGACTGGTCGCTGTCGGAACTCAACCGCGCCAGCCTCACCGGCCTGCAAGTCGCAACACTGGTGTTGGCTTATCTGACCCTGGCGTTCTTCGGCCTGCGTGATCTGTACACCGGCAAGGCACCGGTCAAGAGCAAGCCTGAAGTGAACGTGGAAAGCGACGGCCCTGCCGGCGCCCAACCGGGCCTGATCAAGGCCGCACCCGGCGAAAACCCGCAAAGCATCCATGAACCCGGCTACACCGTCGGCGTCGATGCCCAGGTGCAACCGGCTTACTGGACAGCCGACTGGCCGCGCTACGCGATGCGCGCCCTGGTGCTGCTGCTGTTCATCGCCTCGATTCTCAAACTCTCGGCGCAGAGCTTCTCGCCGTTCCTTTACTTCCAGTTCTGA
- a CDS encoding alginate O-acetyltransferase produces MTRSLRMFYIALFLLTLLVLGLWSMRSFFGFSTHADATVLNGRWTKAVETHYDDAFPIKRLGTNLWAALDFKLFNEGRPGVVLGRDQWLYSDEEFNPIVNEELNLQGNYALVEGVRQTLKAKGVKLVMAIVPAKVRLYPEHLGEVKPASIHANLYQDFHARVAADKILAPDLLGPLQKAKQNGQQVFLRTDTHWTPEGAEIAADTLAKTIADKFPLSGEPQRFVTTPAEKVTHKGDLRLFLPLDPLFENLMPAKEPLQKRNTVAADEQPAGDDALFASREVPVALIGTSYSANPNWNFLGALKQALNSDVVSYAEDGHGPILPMLSYLKSDDFKNSPPQVLIWEFPERYLPVNNEIGDADPQWVAELKQAGARQQNVAVNTSSETPDRAQN; encoded by the coding sequence ATGACCCGCTCATTACGCATGTTCTACATCGCCCTGTTTCTGCTGACCTTGCTGGTGCTCGGCCTGTGGTCGATGCGCAGCTTCTTCGGCTTCAGCACCCACGCCGACGCCACGGTGCTCAACGGCCGCTGGACCAAGGCCGTGGAAACCCATTACGACGACGCGTTTCCGATCAAGCGCCTGGGCACCAACCTGTGGGCCGCGCTGGACTTCAAGCTGTTCAACGAAGGCCGTCCGGGCGTGGTCCTCGGCCGTGACCAGTGGCTGTACAGCGACGAGGAGTTCAACCCGATCGTCAACGAAGAGCTGAACCTGCAAGGCAACTACGCGCTGGTCGAAGGCGTGCGCCAGACCCTGAAAGCGAAAGGCGTGAAACTGGTGATGGCCATCGTGCCGGCCAAAGTACGCCTGTACCCGGAACACCTCGGCGAAGTGAAGCCCGCGAGCATCCATGCCAACCTCTACCAGGACTTCCACGCCCGTGTCGCGGCGGACAAGATCCTCGCCCCGGACCTGCTCGGCCCGCTGCAAAAGGCCAAGCAGAACGGTCAGCAAGTGTTCCTGCGCACCGACACCCACTGGACACCGGAAGGTGCCGAGATCGCCGCCGACACCCTGGCCAAGACCATCGCCGACAAGTTCCCCTTGAGCGGCGAGCCGCAGCGCTTCGTCACCACGCCGGCCGAGAAGGTCACGCACAAGGGCGACCTGCGCCTGTTCCTGCCGCTGGATCCGCTGTTCGAGAACCTGATGCCGGCCAAGGAACCGTTGCAGAAGCGCAACACCGTGGCCGCTGACGAACAGCCGGCCGGCGACGACGCCCTGTTCGCCAGCCGCGAAGTGCCGGTGGCGCTGATCGGCACCAGCTACAGCGCCAACCCCAACTGGAACTTCCTCGGCGCGCTCAAGCAGGCGCTCAACAGCGACGTGGTCAGTTACGCCGAAGACGGCCACGGCCCGATCCTGCCGATGCTCAGCTACCTCAAAAGCGACGACTTCAAGAACAGCCCGCCCCAGGTGCTGATCTGGGAGTTCCCTGAACGATATCTGCCTGTGAACAACGAAATCGGCGACGCCGACCCGCAGTGGGTCGCAGAGCTCAAACAAGCCGGCGCGCGCCAACAGAACGTAGCTGTGAACACTTCATCCGAGACGCCCGACCGGGCGCAAAACTGA
- a CDS encoding alginate O-acetyltransferase AlgF yields the protein MTFTPTPRRLAQRLALVAGLSVLSVQAFAGGDAALYGPTAPKGSTFVRVYNASNAEVSATVGSTSLSDIAPLASSDFSFMPGGDYSAKVGSQTLPVKLAGDHYYTLVNNASGAPQLIEEPPFKNKQKSLVRVQNLSDKPLTLKTADGKTEVVPNVAAKGRGEREINPVKVSLALYEGDKKVGDVKPVALERGEAAVLYVTGTGSSLSPVWVKRPVSTR from the coding sequence ATGACTTTCACTCCAACTCCGCGTCGTCTCGCCCAACGCCTTGCCCTCGTCGCCGGCCTGAGCGTGCTGTCGGTCCAGGCGTTCGCCGGCGGCGACGCCGCGCTCTACGGCCCGACCGCGCCCAAAGGTTCGACCTTCGTGCGCGTCTACAACGCCAGCAACGCCGAAGTCAGCGCCACCGTCGGCAGCACCAGCCTGAGCGACATCGCCCCGCTGGCCAGCAGCGACTTCAGCTTCATGCCCGGCGGCGACTACAGCGCCAAGGTCGGCAGCCAGACCCTGCCGGTGAAACTGGCCGGCGACCACTACTACACCCTGGTCAACAACGCTTCCGGCGCGCCGCAACTGATCGAGGAGCCGCCGTTCAAGAACAAGCAGAAATCCCTGGTGCGCGTGCAGAACCTCAGCGACAAGCCGCTGACCCTCAAGACCGCCGACGGCAAGACCGAAGTGGTGCCGAACGTGGCCGCCAAGGGCCGCGGCGAACGGGAGATCAACCCGGTGAAGGTCAGCCTGGCGCTGTACGAAGGCGACAAGAAAGTCGGCGACGTCAAACCGGTCGCCCTGGAACGCGGTGAAGCCGCCGTGCTGTACGTCACCGGAACTGGCAGCAGCCTCTCGCCGGTGTGGGTGAAACGCCCGGTATCGACGCGCTGA
- a CDS encoding mannose-1-phosphate guanylyltransferase/mannose-6-phosphate isomerase: MIPVILSGGSGSRLWPLSRKQFPKQFLALTGEHTLFQQTLERLVFEGMDTPIVVCNKEHRFIVNEQLAARNLESQRILMEPFGRNTAPAVALTAMMLVNEGRDELMLVLPADHVLEDQKALQRALALATVAAENGEMVLFGVPATKPETGYGYIKSVSDALLPEGVSRVSHFVEKPDVKRATEYVESGGYYWNSGMFLFRASRFLEELKKHDPDIYDTCLLTLERSVQDPDTITFDEATFACCPDNSIDYSVMEKTQRACVVPLTAGWSDVGCWSSLWEVNEKDANGNVSKGDVVIQDSKNCMIHGNGKLVSVIGLENIVVVETKDAMMIAHKDKVQGVKQMVNTLNEQGRSETQNHCEVYRPWGSYDSVDMGGRFQVKHISVKPGACLSLQMHHHRAEHWIVVSGTAEVTCDENVFLLTENQSTYIPIASVHRLRNPGKIPLEIIEVQSGSYLGEDDIERFEDIYGRSTPVERGVSVKTIAQ; encoded by the coding sequence ATGATTCCGGTGATCTTGTCAGGTGGTAGCGGTTCACGTCTCTGGCCGCTGTCGCGTAAGCAATTCCCTAAGCAATTCCTCGCCCTGACCGGCGAACACACCCTGTTCCAGCAAACCCTCGAACGCCTGGTGTTCGAAGGCATGGACACACCTATCGTGGTCTGCAACAAGGAGCACCGTTTCATCGTCAACGAGCAGTTGGCCGCACGCAATCTGGAAAGCCAGCGCATCCTGATGGAGCCGTTCGGTCGCAACACTGCGCCGGCTGTCGCGTTGACCGCGATGATGCTGGTCAATGAAGGTCGCGACGAGCTGATGCTGGTGCTGCCCGCCGACCATGTGCTGGAAGATCAGAAAGCCCTGCAACGTGCCCTGGCACTGGCTACCGTCGCCGCCGAGAACGGCGAGATGGTGCTGTTCGGCGTGCCGGCCACCAAACCGGAGACCGGCTACGGCTACATCAAGTCGGTCAGCGATGCGCTGCTGCCCGAAGGCGTCAGCCGCGTCTCGCACTTCGTGGAGAAGCCCGACGTCAAGCGCGCCACCGAATACGTCGAGTCCGGCGGCTACTACTGGAACAGCGGCATGTTCCTGTTCCGCGCCAGCCGCTTCCTCGAAGAGTTGAAAAAGCACGACCCGGACATCTACGACACCTGCCTGCTGACCCTGGAGCGCAGCGTCCAGGACCCCGACACCATCACCTTCGACGAAGCCACCTTCGCCTGCTGCCCGGACAACTCCATCGACTACTCGGTGATGGAAAAGACCCAACGCGCCTGCGTGGTGCCGCTGACCGCCGGCTGGAGCGACGTGGGCTGCTGGTCGTCGCTGTGGGAGGTCAACGAGAAAGACGCCAACGGCAACGTCAGCAAGGGCGACGTGGTGATCCAGGACAGCAAGAACTGCATGATCCACGGCAACGGCAAACTGGTGTCGGTGATCGGCCTGGAAAACATCGTCGTGGTGGAAACCAAGGACGCCATGATGATCGCCCACAAGGACAAGGTCCAGGGCGTCAAGCAGATGGTCAACACCCTCAATGAACAGGGCCGCAGCGAAACCCAGAACCACTGCGAGGTCTACCGTCCGTGGGGCTCCTACGACTCGGTGGACATGGGCGGCCGGTTCCAGGTCAAGCACATCTCGGTCAAGCCGGGCGCGTGCCTGTCGCTGCAGATGCACCACCACCGCGCCGAACACTGGATCGTGGTCAGCGGCACCGCCGAAGTCACCTGCGACGAGAACGTGTTCCTGCTCACCGAGAACCAGTCCACCTACATCCCGATCGCCTCGGTGCACCGCCTGCGCAACCCGGGCAAGATCCCGCTGGAGATCATCGAAGTGCAATCGGGCTCGTACCTGGGCGAGGACGACATCGAGCGCTTCGAAGACATCTACGGCCGCTCCACCCCGGTCGAGCGCGGCGTGTCGGTGAAAACCATCGCGCAGTGA
- a CDS encoding multidrug transporter — protein sequence MFIGVLLVITWLILLLRYPAKALPVSAAAAVGLGLVAMWVVWLDNREVKQLARLELRIAYAPEHCPADRPLLLKMNNGNDVPLTELRWRIAAYAPGDTVNLADNQYTAPRYRGPGELQPGGNWEDCLPLPPLRPGYRPQTLEFRAERLQGSFSD from the coding sequence ATGTTCATCGGCGTCCTGCTGGTCATCACCTGGCTGATCCTGCTGCTGCGCTATCCCGCCAAGGCCTTGCCGGTCTCGGCGGCGGCGGCCGTCGGGCTGGGGCTGGTGGCGATGTGGGTGGTGTGGCTGGACAACCGCGAGGTCAAGCAACTGGCGCGCCTTGAGCTGCGCATCGCTTATGCCCCCGAGCACTGTCCCGCCGACCGTCCGTTGCTGCTCAAGATGAACAACGGCAACGACGTGCCGCTGACCGAACTGCGCTGGCGCATCGCTGCGTATGCGCCGGGCGACACGGTCAACCTGGCCGACAACCAGTACACCGCCCCGCGCTACCGCGGCCCCGGCGAACTGCAGCCCGGCGGCAACTGGGAAGACTGCCTGCCGCTGCCGCCGCTGCGCCCCGGTTACCGCCCGCAGACCCTGGAGTTTCGCGCCGAGCGGTTGCAGGGTAGTTTCTCCGACTGA
- a CDS encoding SDR family oxidoreductase — translation MPVALITGCSSGIGRALADAFKAAGYDVWASARKAEDVAALSAAGFTAVQLDVNDGAALEQLGERLNHERGGLDVLINNAGYGAMGPLLDGGVAAMQRQFETNVFSIVGVTRALFPVLRRARGLVVNIGSVSGVLVTPFAGAYCASKAAVHALSDALRMELAPFGIRVTEVQPGAIESSFAKNAGHEAEQLITEQSPWFALREGIRARAKASQDKPTPAREFAAELLKAVQQAKPPRLVRIGNGSRALPLLATWLPKGLLESTLMKRFGLRASL, via the coding sequence ATGCCCGTTGCACTGATCACCGGTTGTTCCAGCGGCATCGGCCGCGCCCTCGCCGACGCCTTCAAGGCCGCCGGCTATGACGTCTGGGCCAGTGCGCGCAAGGCCGAAGACGTCGCCGCGCTGAGTGCCGCCGGCTTCACCGCCGTGCAGCTGGACGTCAACGACGGCGCGGCGCTGGAGCAATTGGGCGAACGGCTGAACCACGAGCGCGGCGGCCTCGACGTGCTGATCAACAACGCCGGCTACGGCGCCATGGGCCCGCTGCTCGACGGCGGCGTGGCGGCCATGCAGCGCCAGTTCGAGACCAACGTGTTCTCGATTGTCGGTGTGACCCGCGCGCTGTTCCCGGTGCTGCGCCGGGCCAGGGGGCTGGTGGTGAACATCGGCAGCGTGTCGGGCGTGCTGGTCACGCCGTTCGCCGGCGCCTACTGCGCCTCGAAGGCGGCGGTGCACGCCTTGAGCGACGCGTTGCGCATGGAGCTGGCGCCGTTCGGCATCCGGGTGACGGAAGTCCAGCCCGGCGCCATCGAATCCAGCTTCGCCAAGAACGCCGGGCATGAGGCCGAGCAACTGATCACCGAGCAGTCGCCGTGGTTTGCGCTGCGCGAAGGGATCCGCGCGCGGGCCAAGGCGTCCCAGGACAAGCCGACCCCGGCCCGGGAGTTTGCCGCCGAACTGCTCAAGGCCGTGCAGCAGGCCAAACCGCCAAGGCTGGTCCGCATCGGCAACGGCAGCCGGGCGCTGCCGTTGCTGGCGACCTGGCTGCCCAAAGGCCTGCTGGAATCGACGCTGATGAAGCGGTTCGGGCTGCGCGCAAGCCTCTGA
- a CDS encoding efflux RND transporter periplasmic adaptor subunit, which yields MKKFFSLLATLLVLALALWTGRTLWEHYMNTPWTRDGRVRADIINVAADVTGEVVDVPVRDNQLVKKGDLLMQIDPEHYRLAVKQAQALVASRKATWEMRKVNAHRRADLDNLVISKENRDDASNIADSALADYQHAQAQLEAAELNLKRTEVRAAVDGYVTNLNVHRGDYARIGEAKMAVVDMNSFWVYGFFEETKLPHVRVGDRADMQLMSGEVLKGHVESISRGIYDRDNPESRELIADVNPTFNWVRLAQRVPVRIHIDEVPEGVLLAAGITCTVVVKQTDGQ from the coding sequence ATGAAAAAGTTTTTCAGCCTGCTCGCGACCCTGCTGGTGCTGGCCCTGGCGCTGTGGACCGGGCGCACCCTGTGGGAGCACTACATGAACACCCCGTGGACCCGCGACGGCCGGGTGCGGGCGGACATCATCAACGTCGCCGCCGACGTCACCGGCGAGGTGGTCGATGTGCCGGTGCGCGACAACCAGTTGGTGAAGAAGGGCGACCTGCTGATGCAGATCGACCCTGAGCACTACCGGTTGGCGGTCAAGCAGGCGCAGGCCCTGGTGGCCTCGCGCAAGGCGACGTGGGAGATGCGCAAGGTCAACGCCCACCGCCGCGCCGACCTGGACAACCTGGTGATCTCCAAGGAAAACCGCGACGACGCCAGCAACATCGCCGACTCGGCCCTGGCCGACTACCAGCACGCCCAGGCGCAGCTGGAGGCCGCCGAACTCAACCTCAAGCGCACCGAAGTGCGGGCGGCGGTGGACGGCTACGTGACCAACCTCAACGTCCACCGCGGCGACTACGCGCGCATCGGCGAGGCGAAGATGGCCGTGGTCGACATGAACTCGTTCTGGGTCTACGGCTTCTTCGAAGAGACCAAGCTGCCCCACGTGCGCGTGGGCGACCGGGCCGACATGCAGCTGATGAGCGGCGAAGTCCTCAAGGGCCATGTGGAGAGCATTTCCCGCGGCATCTACGACCGCGACAACCCGGAAAGCCGCGAGCTGATCGCCGACGTCAACCCGACGTTCAACTGGGTGCGCCTGGCCCAGCGGGTGCCGGTGCGCATTCACATCGACGAGGTGCCGGAGGGGGTGCTGCTGGCGGCGGGGATCACCTGCACGGTGGTGGTGAAGCAGACCGACGGCCAATGA
- a CDS encoding DUF1656 domain-containing protein encodes MPREIAFHGVYMPTMTLMFFVAAALAWALDRFLSGFDLYRFFWHPALLRLSLFTCLFGAMALTVYR; translated from the coding sequence ATGCCCCGTGAAATCGCCTTCCACGGCGTGTACATGCCGACCATGACCCTGATGTTCTTCGTCGCCGCGGCGCTGGCCTGGGCGCTGGACCGCTTCCTGTCGGGGTTCGACCTGTACCGCTTCTTCTGGCACCCGGCGCTGCTGCGCCTGAGCCTGTTCACTTGTCTGTTCGGCGCGATGGCGCTGACCGTTTACCGTTGA
- a CDS encoding FUSC family protein yields MTPMPAPLRWLHSLEWRRGFFDWARSDGVTWVYIFKVLIAAFLTLWLAMRLELPQPRTAMITVFIVMQPQSGQVFAKSFYRFLGTLAGSAMMVTLIALFAQNTELFLGSLAIWVGICSAGAARCRNFRAYGFVLAGYTAAMVGLPALAHPDGAFMAAVWRVLEISLGILCSTLVSAAILPQTASAAMRNALYQRFGVFALFVTDGLRGRSKPESFEASNVRFIAEAVGLEGLRSVTVFEDPHMRRRNGRLSRLNSEFMGITTRFNALHQLLERLRGNGEEHVVAAIKPGLQDLAEVLDGFSGRALTSPDAARLVTALAAYKEGLPARVRSLRAAFQETGPSEAELLDFHTAYELLYRFVDDLHGYAQTHASLADHTHERERWDEPFTPQTSWWAAAASGIRASFILIVLGSYWVATAWPSGATMTLIAAATVGLSAATPNPKRMAFQMACGTFLGALIGFVEMFFIFPWIDGFALLCVMLAPVIVLGSFLASRPQYAGVGLGLLIFFSTGSVPDNLTIYNPYTFINDYIAMVMGMLVCAAAGAIILPPNSRWLWKRLEQDLRGQVVYAISGKLKGLASGFESRTRDLMHQAYGLATGQPLVQKKLLRWMFVVLEVGHAIIELRKEQAILPVHPAYAESQPWRQAIRVMGRALVRLFLQPNASNLERALVAVDHAIGRVAATDEPFAPHFDTSALRRVKSYLHFIRTSLLDPQSPLAAYAAAKPEGLAHAP; encoded by the coding sequence ATGACTCCCATGCCCGCCCCCCTGCGCTGGCTGCACTCCCTGGAATGGCGCCGGGGTTTCTTCGACTGGGCACGCAGCGACGGCGTGACCTGGGTCTACATCTTCAAGGTGCTGATCGCCGCGTTCCTCACCCTGTGGTTGGCGATGCGCCTGGAGCTGCCGCAGCCGCGCACGGCGATGATCACCGTGTTCATCGTCATGCAGCCGCAGAGCGGCCAGGTGTTCGCCAAGAGTTTCTACCGGTTCCTCGGCACATTGGCCGGTTCGGCGATGATGGTCACGCTGATCGCGCTGTTCGCCCAGAACACCGAACTGTTCCTGGGCTCGCTGGCGATCTGGGTCGGCATCTGCTCGGCCGGCGCCGCCCGTTGCCGCAACTTCCGCGCCTACGGTTTCGTGCTGGCCGGGTACACGGCGGCGATGGTCGGCCTGCCGGCGCTGGCGCACCCGGACGGCGCGTTCATGGCGGCGGTGTGGCGGGTGCTGGAGATCTCCCTGGGGATTCTCTGCTCCACCCTGGTCAGCGCCGCGATCCTGCCGCAGACCGCCAGCGCCGCCATGCGCAACGCCCTGTACCAGCGTTTCGGCGTGTTCGCGTTGTTCGTCACCGACGGCCTGCGCGGGCGCAGCAAGCCTGAGTCGTTCGAGGCCAGCAACGTGCGCTTCATCGCCGAGGCCGTGGGCCTGGAAGGCCTGCGCAGCGTGACGGTGTTCGAAGACCCGCACATGCGTCGGCGCAACGGCCGGTTGAGCCGCCTGAACAGCGAGTTCATGGGCATCACCACCCGTTTCAACGCCCTGCATCAGTTGCTCGAACGCTTGCGCGGCAACGGTGAGGAACACGTCGTGGCGGCCATCAAACCGGGTCTGCAGGACCTGGCCGAAGTGCTCGACGGTTTCAGCGGCCGGGCCCTGACCAGCCCCGATGCGGCGCGCCTGGTGACGGCGCTCGCGGCCTACAAGGAAGGCCTGCCGGCTCGGGTGCGCAGCCTGCGGGCGGCGTTCCAGGAGACCGGCCCGAGCGAGGCCGAGCTGCTGGATTTCCACACTGCGTACGAGTTGCTCTACCGCTTCGTCGATGACCTGCACGGTTATGCACAGACCCACGCGTCGCTGGCCGACCACACCCACGAGCGCGAGCGCTGGGACGAGCCGTTCACCCCGCAGACCAGTTGGTGGGCGGCGGCCGCTTCGGGGATCCGCGCCTCGTTCATCCTGATCGTGCTGGGCAGCTACTGGGTGGCCACCGCGTGGCCGAGCGGCGCGACCATGACCCTGATCGCCGCCGCCACCGTGGGCCTGTCCGCCGCCACGCCGAACCCCAAGCGCATGGCGTTCCAGATGGCGTGCGGCACGTTCCTCGGCGCACTGATCGGCTTCGTCGAGATGTTCTTCATCTTCCCGTGGATCGACGGCTTCGCGCTGCTGTGCGTGATGCTGGCGCCGGTGATCGTGCTCGGCTCGTTCCTGGCGTCGCGCCCGCAGTACGCCGGGGTCGGCCTCGGGCTGCTGATCTTTTTCAGCACCGGCTCGGTGCCGGACAACCTGACCATCTACAACCCGTACACCTTCATCAACGACTACATCGCCATGGTCATGGGCATGCTGGTGTGCGCCGCCGCCGGGGCGATCATCCTGCCGCCCAACAGCCGCTGGCTGTGGAAACGGCTGGAGCAGGACCTGCGCGGCCAGGTGGTGTATGCGATCAGCGGCAAGCTCAAGGGCCTGGCCTCAGGGTTCGAAAGCCGCACCCGCGACCTGATGCACCAGGCCTACGGCCTGGCGACCGGCCAGCCGCTGGTGCAGAAAAAGCTGCTGCGCTGGATGTTCGTGGTGCTGGAGGTGGGCCACGCGATCATCGAGCTGCGCAAGGAGCAGGCGATCTTGCCGGTGCACCCGGCGTACGCCGAATCCCAGCCGTGGCGCCAGGCGATCCGGGTGATGGGGCGGGCGCTGGTGCGGCTGTTCCTGCAACCCAACGCCAGCAACCTGGAGCGGGCGCTGGTGGCGGTGGATCACGCGATCGGCCGCGTCGCCGCCACCGACGAGCCGTTCGCGCCGCACTTCGACACCTCGGCGCTGCGCCGGGTGAAAAGCTACCTGCACTTCATCCGCACTTCGTTGCTCGACCCGCAATCACCGCTCGCCGCCTACGCGGCCGCCAAGCCCGAAGGACTTGCCCATGCCCCGTGA